GACGCGACCCAGACGGTCTTCGGAGAGGGACCGGAGCATGCCCGGATCGTCATGGTGGGCGAGGTTCCCGGCGATCGAGAGGATCGCGAGGGGGCACCGTTCGTCGGCCCCGCGGGCGGATTGCTCGATCGCGCCCTCGCCGAGGCCGGTATCGACCGGGACACCGTGTATCTGACCAACGCCGTCAAACACTTCCGTTTCGACACCAAAGGCGGCAGGCGCGTCCACAAGACACCGACTCGGTCGCAGACCGTGGCGTGCAAGCCGTGGTTGATGGCCGAACTGGACGCCGTCCGGCCCGAATTGGTGGTCGCCCTCGGTGCCACGGCGGCGCAGTCCTTGTTCGGCCCGGACTTCCGGGTGAGTTCCCGGCGCGGACAGGTGCTGGAACTACCGGAGATCGACGACCCACCGCTCGCCGTCGCGACCGTGCACCCGTCGGCCGTGCTCCGAGCCCGAGACGCCGATCGCGAACGCGCGTACGCCGCGTTCGTCGCCGACCTCACCACGGCGGCGCGAGCACTGTGACCGCCGCGGGAGTCCGGCCGCTCGGCGCGGGGGCGGCGAATCGGCGCGAATGCCCCTACGGTGGGAGTGGCAGCTGTACTCCAATGAAGGGAACACCGACATGCTCGCCATGACCGACGCTGCCGCCGAGGCGATCAACGTTCTGACCGCCCAGGACGGGCAGGACTCCGCCGGGCTGAGGTTCGCGCTGCGGGAGGAGACGGAGGAAGGGGCACAGCTCGCGTTGTCGATCGCCTCGGAGCCCGAAGCGGGCGACCAGGTTCTCGGCACGGACAGCGGTGCCAGGGTCTTCCTCGAACCCCAGGCCGCGACGTTCCTCGACGACAAGGTGCTCGACATCCAGCAGGACGAGGAGGGTCAGCTCAACTTCGCCGTGATGCTGCAGCAGGGTTGATCCGTTTGGTCGTCGGTCATCGGTGGTACGTCGCTTCCGAGCACACCGGACAGGGGCGACCACCGATGACCCGCCGGGCCGGCGGGCGAGCGAGGGAGACGCCATGAAGGCCGTGACCTGGCAGGGGAAACGCGACGTTCGGGTGGAGGAAGTACCCGACCCGAAGATCGAGAAGCCCACCGACGCGGTGATCAGGGTGACCTCGACGGGCATCTGCGGGTCCGACCTCCACCTCTACGAGGTACTCGGTGCCTTCCTCGACCCCGGCGACATCCTCGGCCACGAACCGATGGGGGTCGTCGAGGAGGTCGGCAGCGAGGTCGAGAACCTCAAACCGGGCGACCGGGTGGTCGTGCCTTTCAACGTCTCGTGTGGACATTGCTTCTACTGTGACCGGAACTTGTACTCGCAGTGCGAGACCACCCAGGTCACCGAACACGGCAAGGGTGCCGCGCTGCTGGGGTACACCAAGCTCTACGGGCAGGTTCCCGGTGGTCAGGCCGAGCGGCTGCGCGTGCCCTTCGCGAACTTCGGACCCATCAAGGTGCCGGAAGGGCCGCCCGACGAGCGGTTCCTCTACCTGTCCGACGTGGTGCCCACCTCCTGGCAGGCCGTGGAGTACGCCGACATCCCCGTCGGGGGTTCCGTTCTGGTCCTGGGGCTCGGGCCGATCGGGCAGATGTGCGCGCGAATCGCCTTCCACCGGGGCGCCGGCAGGGTGCTCGGCGTCGATCTCGTGGACGAGCGCCTCGACATGGCGCGCAGGTACGGCGTCGACACGATCGACCTGCGGGAGCACAAGCACGTGGCCGAGGCGGTGCGCGACCGCACCGACGGTCGGGGCACCGACTCGGTGATCGACGCCGTGGGCATGGAGGCGCACGGTGCGCCGGTGACGGGGCTGGCCCAGCAGCTGGCGACGCTGTTGCCCGCTCCGCTGGCCGCCAAGGCCGTGGAGAAGATGGGGATCGACCGGCTGGCCGCGCTCCATACGGCCATCGACGCCGTTCGCCGCGGCGGCACGATCTCATTGTCCGGTGTGTACGGTGGCATGGTCGACCCGTTGCCGATGATGACCTTGTTCGACAAGCAGATCCAGCTCCGCATGGGACAGGCGAACGTGCGTGCCTGGGTCGACGACATCATGCCGTTGCTCACCGGCG
The window above is part of the Saccharomonospora glauca K62 genome. Proteins encoded here:
- a CDS encoding iron-sulfur cluster biosynthesis family protein, with product MLAMTDAAAEAINVLTAQDGQDSAGLRFALREETEEGAQLALSIASEPEAGDQVLGTDSGARVFLEPQAATFLDDKVLDIQQDEEGQLNFAVMLQQG
- a CDS encoding UdgX family uracil-DNA binding protein (This protein belongs to the uracil DNA glycosylase superfamily, members of which act in excision repair of DNA. However, it belongs more specifically to UdgX branch, whose founding member was found to bind uracil in DNA (where it does not belong), without cleaving it, appears to promote DNA repair by a pathway involving RecA, rather than base excision.), which gives rise to MVRHEGARNYLPRERSLSALREAARGCRGCDLYADATQTVFGEGPEHARIVMVGEVPGDREDREGAPFVGPAGGLLDRALAEAGIDRDTVYLTNAVKHFRFDTKGGRRVHKTPTRSQTVACKPWLMAELDAVRPELVVALGATAAQSLFGPDFRVSSRRGQVLELPEIDDPPLAVATVHPSAVLRARDADRERAYAAFVADLTTAARAL
- a CDS encoding zinc-dependent alcohol dehydrogenase, which codes for MKAVTWQGKRDVRVEEVPDPKIEKPTDAVIRVTSTGICGSDLHLYEVLGAFLDPGDILGHEPMGVVEEVGSEVENLKPGDRVVVPFNVSCGHCFYCDRNLYSQCETTQVTEHGKGAALLGYTKLYGQVPGGQAERLRVPFANFGPIKVPEGPPDERFLYLSDVVPTSWQAVEYADIPVGGSVLVLGLGPIGQMCARIAFHRGAGRVLGVDLVDERLDMARRYGVDTIDLREHKHVAEAVRDRTDGRGTDSVIDAVGMEAHGAPVTGLAQQLATLLPAPLAAKAVEKMGIDRLAALHTAIDAVRRGGTISLSGVYGGMVDPLPMMTLFDKQIQLRMGQANVRAWVDDIMPLLTGDGDPLGVEDLATHHLPLTEAPGAYEMFQKKRDGAIKIVLQP